GGTGCCGTCCCGCCTCTATGACCAGCTCGCGACGATTTCGTTCCAAGACTTGCATGAGTATCCGGTCCAACCGATTGACGAGTTGTTCACCCGTTATGCGGCCTACGCCGGTGTCGAGCCGAATCAATTGCTCGTCGGTTGCGGCAGTGACGAGATGATTCACGTCGTCACCCAGGCGCTGTTGGCACCGGAAGACGTCGTCTTGTCACCGAGCCCGGATTTCGCACTCTATCCGATCTTCACGACAATCGCGCACGGCCGGCACGTGCAAGCCGATGACCTGTCGTATGACGCACTCGTCCAGGCGATCACGCAACACACACCGAAGCTGTTGCTGTTGTCGAACCCGAACAATCCGACCGGAAAATTGTGGAGCGTCGCTGAATTGGCCGAACTCGCGGGACTCGTGCCGTACTTGATCGTCGACGAAGCCTATATCGACTTCACACCGACGTCGAGCATGGTGGCCCATCTTGATGCATTCACGAACGTGATTGTACTGCGGACGTTATCGAAGGCGTTTGGCCTGGCCAACGTCCGCCTCGGTTTCATAGTCACGACGACCGAACTCGCCGCTTATTTCCGTCAGTTCGTCCCGCCATTCAACATTAGCGGTGTCAGCGCGAAAATCGCCAACATCTTTTTACAAAATGCGACGTATCTCGATGAGGCCATCGCATGGCACGCCGACATGCGCGGACAGTGGACCGACTTGTTCGCCACCATCGGACACGTCCATCCCGCCGAGGCGAACTTCATTTACGTCACGCTCGATGAGCCGGAGGCCGTTTGGGCCCACCTCGTCGCGCATGGCGTTCACACATCGAAACAACCGAACGGGATTCGCATCACGCTCGGCAATGAATCTGCTCTCGAAGCAGCACGTCAGGCACTGGTCACCTACGCGTCACAACCGACAGCATAAGCAAACGACCCGACATCACGTCGGGTCGTTTCGTCATGGTATGAACTTGAGCACTTTCGCCGGATTCCCCCCGACGACGGCACGGGCTGGCACGTCTTTCGTCACAACGGCGCCAGAGGCGATGACGGCATCGTCCCCGACTGTCACCCCTGGGTTTAGAATGGCACCGCCGCCGATCCATACCCGATGTCCGACCGCGACCGGTTTCCCGTATTCAAGACCCGAGATCCGTTCGGTCGGGTCGAGCGGATGCGTCGCTGTATACACGTGCACACCAGGACCGAGCATGCAATCGTCACCGAATGTGATCGGACAGATGTCGAGGAATACGCAATCAAAGTTAGCGAAGAACCGTTCTCCGAGATGAATGTTATAACCGTAGTCGCATTTGAACGTAGGCTCCAAATAAAACGAACTTCCGGTCGAGCCGAACAGCTCCGCTAACACTGCTTTTCGGTCGTCGAGTTCATCGATCCCGGATCGATTAAATCGTTCCGTCAAACGCCGGGCCTGACGCCGGTCGGCGACGAGTTCCTCGTCCCCGGCCAAGTAAAGCTCGCCCCGAATCATCTTTTCTTTTTCAGTCATCTGCATCTCCCCCTATTCTGTCATCATTATAGAGGAATTTCTAGCGAAATGGGGAATAGGAACATGACGAACTAGAGGAGGAATAGACAGATGAAACGAATTCTTGATTGCAGAGCCAGTGATTTCTTGACGTTCAACCGCTCGGATTTGATTGGATCGATTCGCAAAGCCGAAGGCCGGACCGTACTCGCCGAAGTCATCCCGACCGTACAACCACTCTATCCGGAAGTGACGAACGCCGAACTCGCGCGGGCGTTCGGTGCCGACATGATTCTTTTGAACATGCTCGACGTGTTCCACCCGTACATAAAAGGTCTCGAAAGCCACGCCTTGTTCGGAAACATGCCGGGCGAGACGATGTCTGACAATCCAATCATGGAATTGAAGCGGCTCGTCGGTCTCCCGCTCGGGGTCAACCTCGAACCGGTCGACTTCTCTGAGAAATCGGAGGATATGTATGATGTGAAACAAGGACGGCTCGCGACACGGGAAGCGTTCGCCAGAGCGTCAGAGCTCGGCATCGACTTCATCTGCCTGACCGGAAACCCGAACACCGGGGTGACGAACGAGGCGATCGAGCAAGCCATCATCAACGCGCGCCAAGAGTTCGCGGGCGTCATCATCGCCGGGAAGATGCATCAAGCCGGCGTCGGCCGTGTACTTGATCAAGAGGCGTACGTCCGTTTTGCTGAAGCCGGGGCCGATATCATCTTGATTCCAGCGCCCGGCACCGTTCCTGGCGTCCGTGAAGATGAATTCTATGAAGTCACGCGCGAGATTCAGGCGTTGGATAAACTCGTCGTCGCCGCCATCGGCACATCACAGGAAGGGTCCGATGAAGCGACGATTCGTGACATCGCCTTGTCCTCGAAGCGCGGTGGGACGGACATCTTCCATATCGGCGATGCTGGGCTGTCCGGAATCGCCACACCGGAGAATATCCAGGCGTTATCGATTGCGATTCGGGGACGGCGCCATACGTACATCCGTATGGCCGCCTCGGTCAACCGCTAATCAAAAGGAACGAAGCCGATTGTGGCTTCGTTCCTTTTTGTGTTACCAGTCGGTGACGTCTCGGCGTGGTTTCGCCGGAGTCGTCGTCCCGTGCCGTTTGGCGAGGAGCGCCTCAACGTCTTGTAATGACACGCCTTTGGCGGCGAGCAAGACGAGCAGGTGGTACAAGAGATCGGCCGACTCTTCGACCAAATCTTCATCGTTCAGCGCCGCGATGACGACCTCGAACGACTCTTCCCCAAACTTCTTGGCAATCTTGTCGACACCTTGGTCGAATAAATAAGATGTATACGACCCTTCTTTCGGTGACGCCTGTCGTTCTTGAATCAACTTCTCTAATTCGTGAATCATCCTTCCACCTCCGTGAAAAAGCAGCTTCGATTTCCCGTATGGCACGTCGGCCCATTGGCACGGACACGGACCAACAACGCGTCTTGATCGCAATCGACGTGGATGCTCTCGAGTTCGAGCGTATTTCCGCTCGACTCCCCTTTCATCCAGAGTCTCCCTTTCGAACGTGACCAGAACGTGACCGTGTTCGTCTCGAGCGTCTTCTGAATCGCCTCCTCGTTCATGTAGCCTAACATGAGGACGGCGTCGTCCTCTGTCGACACGATGATGGCTGGAATCAATCCGTTTTCGTCGTAACGAACCGCATCGGCAAGTTGTGCTCGCTGCATACGTGTTTCACCTCTTCCACTGTCGTTTTCCGGTCATGCAAAATCGAGGCGAGTAGCGCCGCATCGACCTTCTCGAGCGCGTCGACGACGTGATTCGCGTTCCCGGCACCGCCAGAGGCGATAATCGGGATATCGACGGCGTCCCGGAGCAAATCAAGGATTCGCAAATCGTAGCCGCTCTGCTTTCCGTCCTGATTCATCGACGTGACGAGCAGTTCACCCGCCCCAAGTGCGGCCACTTGCTTTGCCCAATCGACGGCCCGCAACTCGGTCCGGTTCTTCCCGCCATACGTATAGACAAAGTACTCGTCGTCTTCGAACTTGACGTCGATGGCGATGACGATACATTGTGACCCGAACCGTTCGGCCGCTCGTTTGATCAAATCGGGTGATTCGACGGCGAGCGTGTTGAGCGACACTTTATCGGCCCCAGCTTTTAAGAGCGAGGAAATATCCTCAAGCGACCGAATACCGCCGCCGACCGTGAGCGGGATGAACACTTTCCGGGCGACGGCACTGACGACGTCAAGCATCGTCTGCCGGCGTTCCGTACTCGCAGTGATATCGAGAAACACGAGCTCATCCGCACCGGAGGCGTCATAATACTTGGCAATCTCGACCGGGTCGCCGATGTCACGTAACGCGACAAACTCGATCCCTTTGACGACACGACCGTCTTTGACATCAAGACACGGAATGATGCGACGTTTAAGCATGGCGCGCCTCCCACTCGATCAAGTCATCAAGACTGACTTGTCCGGAGAGTAGTGCCTTCCCGACGACCGCCTCGTCGATGCCGGCCGCTTGAAGCGCCTCGACGTCAGCCTCGGTCGTCACGCCACCCGAGGCGATGATCGTGACTGAAACAGCATCACGGAGCGCCTTCATCCGCTCGAGGTTCGGTCCGTTCAATTTCCCGTCCGAACCGATATCCGTATAGAGAATCGTCTTGACCCCACGGTCGACGAGTTCTTTCGCGGCATCGATATCTTTTAAGTCGGTCGCTTGTTGCCATCCGTTGACGGCGACGATGCCATCATAGGCGTCGAGGGCGACGGCGACACGATCACCGTACTTCGCGAGCGCCCGGTCCAAGAAATCCGGGTCTGTGAACGCCTTTGTCCCAAGCAAGACACGGTCGACGCCGGTCGCCATGACCGCATCGAGCGCTTCCTCGGAACGGATGCCTCCGCCGGTCTGGACGAAGAAGCCGCACGATTTGGCGAATCGGACGACATCAAGATGTCTCGGTTCGCCGGCTTTCGCCCCTTCGAGATCAATCAAGTGAAGCATCGGAACGCGCCCTTGCCATTCCTTCAATTTTTCGTATGGGTCGCCATACTGTTCTTCTGTATTGAAATCGCCTTCCGTCAAGCGGACGATTTTTCCGTCAATCAAATCAATGGCCGGTAGTAATCTCACGTTCGACCGCCTCCTTCCATTCTGTCAATAAACGTAATCCGAACGCGCCGCTCTTCTCGGGATGAAACTGCATCCCCGTGACGAGTCCTTTTTGCACGATGGCTGGCACGGTTTCACCCATATAATCGGCAGACGCGACGACGTGGACTGGATCAGTCACGACGTGATACGAGTGGACGAAATAGACGTCCTCGTCGCGCAAAATCGAGTTCCATCCGACGTGTGGCAGACGTTTCGCCCGCATCCGCTCGACGCGCCCTTCAATCAAACCGAGTCCCTCCGTCGGCACGCCTTCCGTGCTCGACTCGAATAAGAGTTGCATGCCGAGACAGATGCCAAGGAACGGTTTTTCCTGTGCCGACCGTTTCAACAGCGGAATCAGACCCGTCTCGTTCAGCGATTGCATCGCCTGCGGGAACGCCCCGACACCAGGTAGCAAGATGGCGTCCGCCGCCTCGATTTCGACGGGATTGTTCGTGATGGTGACGTAACAGCCGATAGCTTGGAGTGCCCGTTCGACGTTGAACACGTTACCCATTCCATAATCGATGACCGCGATTTTCATCCTTCGATCAGTCCTTTCGTCGACGGGAGCCGATTCGACCCGTCTTGCCCAATCGCCTCGGCGAGGGCGCGACCGAACGCCTTGAACAACCCTTCAATCATGTGGTGCGAGTTCGACCCGTAGAGGACCTCTAGGTGCAGTGTCAACCGGGCGTTCATCGCCACGGCCCGGAAAAACTCTTCGGCGAGCTCGGTATCAAAGTCTCCGAGTTTCGGATTTTTGATATCGGCGCGGTAGACGAGGAACGGACGGCCCGATACGTCAACGACGGCACGCGCGAGCGTCTCGTCCATCGGCAAATAACTCGTGCCATAGCGGCGAATGCCGACTTTGTCGCCGAGCGCTTGATTGATTATCTGCCCAAGGGTGATCCCGACGTCTTCGACCGTATGGTGGGCGTCGACCCACGTATCCCCTTCGACATGGACCGTCAAATCGATTTGGCTGTGGAACGCGAACAGTGTCAGCATATGGTCAAAGAAGCCGACACCTGTCTTGATGTCACTTTGTCCTGTCCCATTCAAATCAAGCTTGAGCTCGATGTTCGTCTCTTTTGTCTCTCGTTTCGTCTCAGCTGTTCTCAAGTGAAGTCACCTCTTCTATCGTTTGTTGAAGCAAGCGGTACGCCTCGTCCGTGCCGGCACTGACACGAATCCCGTCTGCGAACGCGCGAACATGGACATCCTTTTCTAAGAAACGGGCGGCCCAAGCTTCGCTGTCCGGTGTTTTGACGTATAGGAAATTGGCACGGCTCGGTAAGACGTTTCCAATCGGTGCGAGCAACGTTTCAAGCTTTTGTCGCTGCGTTTGATGGAAGTTGATCGACTCCTCGATATATTCGGAGTCGTTCAACACGACCGTCGCCACGGCCGCACTCAGCCCGCTCACGTTGAATGGCGAACGGAACCGGTCAATCTTCTCGATTAAGCGCTCGTCGGCAATCATGAAACCGATGCGCAGATTCGCGAGTCCGAACGCTTTCGATAACGTACGGAGAATGATGACGTTCGCGTGGTCCGCGAGTCGGTCTTTGAATGAATCTTCCATCGTGAAATCGATATATGCCTCGTCCACGACGAGATATGGAACACGGCTGGCGACCGTTTCGAGTTCATCGAGTGACCACATCTTTCCCGTCGGATTGTTCGGGTTCGACACGAGCACAAGTTTCGGCCGTTCCGCCTCGATCGTCTCGAGCAATGATTGAATCGACAATCCGTCCGCATCCGGCTGCACAAAATTCCCGCGAGCGATATGCGTATAAATGCCGTACATCGAAAAATCGGGAATCGGGGCGGCGACGACGTCATCGGCGTCAAGGATTGCCTGACATAAAATGGCTAGCAGTTCGTCACTGCCGCTCCCGACCATGAGTTGTTGCGGATCCACACCAGCATATGTCGCATAACTTTGTTTCAGCGCTGCCAACTCATCGACCGGATAATGGCTCAAATCGAGCGGAAGCTCTCGGATTGCCGTCTTTAACCGCTCTGGGAACTCATATTGGCTCTCGTTTTGATTCAACGCATGTCCTTTGACCGCCTGCGGGACGTAGCGGGGAATCGTCTCATAGTTCTGTCTCATACGTCCTCCAATCGAACCGCCATCGCTCGGGCGTGGCCGTCAAGTTGTTCTTGTTGTGCGATGCGAATCGCAGCGCGTGTGACACGTTCATCGAGCTCCGTCATCTGAAGGAACGTCTGTCTCCGGTAAAAATCATCGACCGAGAGGCCGCTCGAGAAGCGGGCCGTCCCGCTCGTCGGCAAGACGTGGTTTGGTCCAGCGATGTAATCGCCAAACGCTTCCGCGGCTTCATGACCGAGGAAGAACGAACCACCGTGACGGATGGCTTGCATATAGGTTTCCGGGTCGGAGACGGCAAGTTGCACGTGCTCGGCTGCCATCTCGTTGGCGACTTCGATTGCACGTTCGCTCGACATGATGCGTACCCCGCCTCGTTTCAATGCCTCGACCGCAATGTCACGGCGTGGTAGCTCGGCCAGCTGGCGTGCCAATTCCTGTTCGATCCGTTCGGCCAACTCGACTGACGTGACGAGAGCGAGTGCCGTCGCTTCGACGTCATGTTCGGCTTGGGCGAGCAAGTCGGCGGCGACCCATTTCGGATTGGCCGTCTCATCGGCGATGATGAGTACTTCAGACGGCCCAGCGACCGAGTCGATGCCGACGATGTGAGAGACGAGCGACTTCGCGGTCGCGACATAGGCGTTACCAGGTCCGACAATCTTGTCGACCGGTTTGATCGTCTCGGTGCCAAACGCAAGCGCGGCCACGGCTTGTGCCCCGCCGACCAGATGACACTCATCTGCCCCTGCGATTTTTGCCGCAATCAATAGCGACAAGTCGATGCCATCTGGTTTTGGCGGCGTCACCATGACGATCCGTTTCACACCGGCCACTTTCGCCGGGATGATGTTCATCAAGACGCTCGAGGGATAGACGGCCGTCCCACCCGGTACGTACACGCCGACCGAGTCGAGCGGCATGAAGCGACGTCCGAGTCTGAACATGCCATCTTCATACGCGTCGTCTTGACGACGCTGACGCTCGTGGAACGTGCGAATGCGTTCGGCGGCGAGCATCAACGCCTCGGTCAACTCCCCGTAAGCTTCAGGTGGCGTGAAGGCTGTCAAGTCGACCGTTTCGATTACATCGACACCGTCAAATTTCTTTGTAAACTCTAGGAGCGCTTCATCTCCGTTCAACTCCACGGCCTCGAGAATTGGCTTAACTGCTTCCGCCCAGCTTTCACGCCGGCTCCGATTCGTTTCCGTGCTCATTTCGCTTCCTCCTTGCTTAAACGACGAATCCAGGCCTTCAATTCATCAGGATCGTTGGCGAGCGCCGTCTCACTCGTGATGAACTTGGCGTTCACCGTGAAAATCGTTTCGTATTCCTCGAGGTCGTTCGCACGAAGCGTCGCCCCCGTCTCGACGATATCGACGATGCAATCGGCGAGTCCCGTGAGCGGTGCGAGTTCGACCGAACCGTTCAACGCAATCACTTCAACGTTCTGTCGCTTCGAAGCGAAGTGAGAGATGGCGATATTCGGATACTTGCTCGCGACTTTCAATTTTTTCGTCCCATTTTTCCATTCTTTCGGTCCACAGACCGCCATCCGGCAACGGCCGAACGGCAAATCGACGACTTCGAGAACGCCAGGCGTCTTCTCTCGCAAGATGTCGCCTCCGACGACGCCGACATCAGCCGCGCCGTGCATGACATATTTATAGACGTCATCCCCTTTGACGAAGATGAACTCATGCCCGTCGACTTCGACAGTCAGTTCCCGGCCGCGTTTTTCGGGCCAGACGGTTAATCCGACTTGTTCGAAATAGTCTCGGGCCGCTTTTTCAATGCGTCCTTTCGCGATGGCCACTTTCATAAAATCACCTCACCTAACTGTTCTAAATCAAGCGACAATCCGAACGCCCGTCGCGATTGGCCGAAATGTCCGTATAGCGAATCATAGCGACCGCCCGAGAGGACGCGCCGTCCGTCGATGCTTCCTGTCACCGTCAGTCCTGAATAATAATCAAAATCGCCGGTCTGTCCAAAGTCGTACGATACGTTCAAACCGATGGCGCGTAAATGTTCGACCGCCCGCTCGACTTCATTGATCGCAGCCGTCAATCCTGGCTCGGCGACTTCTCGTAGTTCAGCGAGTGCCGAATCACCGATTAAGAACGGTAGCTTCGCGATTAACGGGTATTGATACATATCCGCGAGGTCACGGAGTGATTCCAAGTTACGGAGCGCCAAATATTGACGGAGCGTCCGCTCAGGGATGCCGGCCTCATCCGCCACGGCGGCGACCAAGGCAGCCGAACCGACTTGAATCCGAAGCCCGTCTTGCGGCAACACCCGCTCAGTCATACTGAGGAATGACGCGATCAACTCCATATCGGGAGCGTCCCCGTCAATCCATTCAAGCCCGAGCTGTTGACGCTCATGCGGCTGACCCGAATGTTTCGGGGTACGCCGATAGACGGCACCGGCATAGGCGACCCGCATCGGTTCATGACCATCGGCGAGCTTCCGAGCGATTTGCAACGTATAGTCCGGACGCATGACGAGCAACTCGCCGTCATTCCCGAACAGACGATAATAGGCCGACTCATCGAACAAGGCCAAGTCTTGATAGTGCGAATAATATTCCACGAGCGGCGGCTCAATGACACTGTAGCCATTTGACTCGGCTCGCTCTAAAAATGACAACATCCACTGCTTCGGACGCAGAACGTCTTCCCCTTGCAATTCGTGCCATCCTTCCGGGATGGATCCTTTTGTATTGAACCAGATCATCAATATCACCCTTTATCTTATTATCACTTTACCAAACTAAAGTAGTGTGTTAAATTTATCAAACCAAGCCGTTGCTGTCAACCGGCGAACTCGAAAGGAATGTCGACTGATGATTGACTTTACCCGTGATGGTCACCTTCACACTCCATTTTGTCCGCATGGTTCATCCGATTCGCTCGAAGCGTATGTAAAGCGCGCCTTGAACCAAGGAATCAAGACGCTCACGTTCACAGAGCATGCGCCGCTCCCGACCCGGTTTCAGGACCCGACGCCAGAACAAGATTCAGCGATGGCGCTCGATTTGCTCCCGCGTTATATAGAAGCTTTGCAGACGTTGAAGCGGTCGTATCCCGAACTTGATCTCCGCATCGGTTTGGAGATCGACTATTTGCCCGGATATGAGTCCGAGACGCTGGCGTTGCTCGAGCCATATGCCGACGTACTAGACGAAGCAATCTTGTCCCAACACTTTCTCCTCGTCGACGACGAGCTCCTGCCTATCGACTTCTCGGCCGACACGTTTGATGTGCTCGTCGAACGTGTCGGCTCGTTCGAGGCCGTGATGAAACAATACTACACGGCGCTCGCTACCAGCCTCGCATTCCCTTGGGAGCGCTTGAAAGTGGACCGCATCGGACATATCGACTTACCGATTAAATATCAACACAATTACACGTGGGACCGCTCGAACGTGCAGGACGAACAGACGCGCTTGCTACAAACGATCGCTACACGCGGTTTCGGTCTCGATTTGAATACGGCCGGTCTCCGCAAGCCCGATTGCGGCCAACCTTACGCCATTGACGTCGCGTCCGAGGCGGCCGCACTCGGCATCCCGTTCGTGCTCGGTTCAGACGCCCATATCGCCTTTGATGTCGGCGCCGGGTTCGAAATTATACAAAAAAAAGCCACGTTCCTATGAACGTGGCTTTTTCACAGCGATCTAGCTATCTAGATCCCCATTTCTGGTTGTCGATAACGATATGGCGTTCCATTTCTTCATCTATTGACAATAATACCATACTGAACTCGCATTGCAACCCGAAAATGAAAAAAGGATGACGTGGGTGTCATCCTTACAAAGTTAGACCGCCATCTCGGCGTATAGGTCTTTCAACTCTTCCGTCGCCGCCTCGTCCATTTGTAACGCAACGAGTTCAACAAACCGGAGCGCCGGATCCGCATCCCCTGACAAGGCGACGATCTCAGCTGCGGCACCATCGAGCGCTAACAAGATGCCCGAGACACCGAGCGTCGGATAGTAGCGAAGCAACGCCCGAACGTGCTTCAACTCCGAAACCTCATTTCCGTTGATCTTTAATGACTTAACGGCGAGCTCTTTATGCGTCCCGATGGCAAATTTATCTTCCCACACTTCTTCGAGTGTGATCAACGCTTCCACATCATAGGCACCATCTGTGAAACGAACTTGTTTTTCCATGTAACATTTCCCCTCTCGTTAATCTACTTTCATTATAAGAAAGAAACCCACGAAAAGATTGTGAAATATTGAACATTATGTGTAAACTTTGTCTCACCTGTGCTTAGCCATAAAAAAAGGTCCCTCCGAGGAGAGACGAATAATGGAAGAGTAAAACACCATTGGCAGTACATTAATAATATAACATCGAATGTAAACGTTTACAATGTGTTTTTGAAACTTTTTTCGAGTGGCATATGTACCACGTCAATCCCGCTTTCACGCATCAAATCGAGGCCGTCACCGTGCTCATAGCCGACCGCATAGACGACACGGGCTACGCGTGATGCGATCAAAGCGAGCGAACAGGCATGACATGGTGAGTGGGTCACATAGGCTGTCGCCCCGAAGGCGTTCGTCGAATCCGCGGCGAGCTTACCGATCGCGTTGATTTCGGCGTGGATTTCATGTTGCTTCGACCAATTATGGTGGTCGTATGGGTCCGAACATCTAATAAATGTCACACCCTCATGGATGAATGAAACCGGTGCCTCGAGCAAATCGACCGCATCTTCTGACACGTACTCGGCCCGTTTATAAAAACCGTCTTCCCGTTTTAAAAAGATCTCATTGCAGTTCGTATGCCCGGGTGGCGTCCCATTGAGCCCAATCGAGATCGGCTTCTCATCTTTGACGATGACGCAAGCGACACTTTTCGAGGCGCATTTCGAATGGCGTACCGCCATCATATCAGCGAACCGCAACCACGTCTCATCCCATAGCCGTTGTTTTTCCATTTTCTTATCCTCCTTAAAGAAAAGGAAAGTCTGAGAGCTCAGACTTTCCTCGTTCAATATCCAGTCTCTTTTGGCAACTCTTTGTTTTTTGAAGCAATCTCGATAACTTTTTCTTTCAACTCGTGCTCCATGCGATCGAGTTCACGTTCGGCCTCACGGCGCTTCTGACGTCCTTCTTGTTGAATGCGGAGCGTCTCGTCGAGCGTCGAGAGCAAGTTCTCGTGCGCCACTTTGAGCGATTCGACCGAAACGATGCCTTTCTCGTTCTCTGTGGCGATCTCGATCGATGAGTCTTTCAACATCTTCGAGTTCTGCTCGAGCAACGTGTTCGTCGTCTTCGTGACGTCTTGCTGCATGCGGAGCGCCGTCTTTTGTCGTGTCAAGCTGAGCGCGAGCACGACTTGGTTTTTCCAGAGTGGAATCGTATTGACGACCGCCGACTCGATTTTCTCGGCTAGAATCTGGTTGTTCTGTTGGATGACCCGGATTTGCGGTGCCATCTGCAGACTGATTGTCCGGCTCAGTTTCAAATCGTGCAATTTTTTCTCGAATCGGTCCGCGAGTTGAATCATGTCGTTCAACTGTTGAAGTTTGACCTGGTCTTTCGACATCTCCACTTCTTGACGGAGCGGGGCGATCTCATAGCTGCGCACGTGGTCAAGTTTCGTCTCACCGGCAGCGATATAAACGTTAAGCTCTTCAAAATAACGCTTGTTCTTATCGTACATCTGATCGAGCATCGTGATGTCCTTCATCAAACCGAACTTGGCCCGGTCTAGATTATGGATGACTTCTTCTAAATAGACGCTCATCTTTTCAAACTGGAGTTTGTAGTTCTCGGCTTTCTTCTTGGCCCGTCCGATGAGCGGCAAGTTGTCCATAAAACTCTTCTTCTCTGGCTGCAACATGTCCGGGTCCATCTTGCGTACGTTC
This sequence is a window from Exiguobacterium mexicanum. Protein-coding genes within it:
- the hisG gene encoding ATP phosphoribosyltransferase, with translation MKVAIAKGRIEKAARDYFEQVGLTVWPEKRGRELTVEVDGHEFIFVKGDDVYKYVMHGAADVGVVGGDILREKTPGVLEVVDLPFGRCRMAVCGPKEWKNGTKKLKVASKYPNIAISHFASKRQNVEVIALNGSVELAPLTGLADCIVDIVETGATLRANDLEEYETIFTVNAKFITSETALANDPDELKAWIRRLSKEEAK
- a CDS encoding ATP phosphoribosyltransferase regulatory subunit, with protein sequence MIWFNTKGSIPEGWHELQGEDVLRPKQWMLSFLERAESNGYSVIEPPLVEYYSHYQDLALFDESAYYRLFGNDGELLVMRPDYTLQIARKLADGHEPMRVAYAGAVYRRTPKHSGQPHERQQLGLEWIDGDAPDMELIASFLSMTERVLPQDGLRIQVGSAALVAAVADEAGIPERTLRQYLALRNLESLRDLADMYQYPLIAKLPFLIGDSALAELREVAEPGLTAAINEVERAVEHLRAIGLNVSYDFGQTGDFDYYSGLTVTGSIDGRRVLSGGRYDSLYGHFGQSRRAFGLSLDLEQLGEVIL
- the hisJ gene encoding histidinol-phosphatase HisJ translates to MIDFTRDGHLHTPFCPHGSSDSLEAYVKRALNQGIKTLTFTEHAPLPTRFQDPTPEQDSAMALDLLPRYIEALQTLKRSYPELDLRIGLEIDYLPGYESETLALLEPYADVLDEAILSQHFLLVDDELLPIDFSADTFDVLVERVGSFEAVMKQYYTALATSLAFPWERLKVDRIGHIDLPIKYQHNYTWDRSNVQDEQTRLLQTIATRGFGLDLNTAGLRKPDCGQPYAIDVASEAAALGIPFVLGSDAHIAFDVGAGFEIIQKKATFL
- a CDS encoding deoxycytidylate deaminase; protein product: MEKQRLWDETWLRFADMMAVRHSKCASKSVACVIVKDEKPISIGLNGTPPGHTNCNEIFLKREDGFYKRAEYVSEDAVDLLEAPVSFIHEGVTFIRCSDPYDHHNWSKQHEIHAEINAIGKLAADSTNAFGATAYVTHSPCHACSLALIASRVARVVYAVGYEHGDGLDLMRESGIDVVHMPLEKSFKNTL
- a CDS encoding toxic anion resistance protein; translation: MTSSNETNWQSWPEEELTSQTKTKTETDAISDPSVDWSSMTEKHEVPAIQVNPDVPQEHRERITRIAESIDIKKTDSVMLFGSNVQRELSQFSDQILTEVRMKDGGDAGKLLSDLMQNVRKMDPDMLQPEKKSFMDNLPLIGRAKKKAENYKLQFEKMSVYLEEVIHNLDRAKFGLMKDITMLDQMYDKNKRYFEELNVYIAAGETKLDHVRSYEIAPLRQEVEMSKDQVKLQQLNDMIQLADRFEKKLHDLKLSRTISLQMAPQIRVIQQNNQILAEKIESAVVNTIPLWKNQVVLALSLTRQKTALRMQQDVTKTTNTLLEQNSKMLKDSSIEIATENEKGIVSVESLKVAHENLLSTLDETLRIQQEGRQKRREAERELDRMEHELKEKVIEIASKNKELPKETGY